A DNA window from Mucilaginibacter xinganensis contains the following coding sequences:
- a CDS encoding HU domain-containing protein, with protein MNLADYLRELLGQYEEVSVPGLGYFVRERVSGYYDDNEARFYPPYHKVKFVPEPKEDDTFAQYVADKKNISLASSKYFTEKFVGKLREQASTGKYLFADLGLFYADQDQLIFKANDRIADDPEFYGYPIVNIYKLSPSASQQPAKPAVTEASPAPVFISKPVAAQPHEHDSYFEDEPVQKKRKNIWLILLIALTVIVLAVFGIYKFYPEAFDKLGATYQRMTGKADTVVPVYRHEENTDSIKKAQPVPVKKDTDIKKAPVVTSPPVVASTNNAAKTDTVVHVRYEIVVGSIKRKRIGAANAEVKRLKDKGLDAKILTDAPGPLLKISVGTFATQDDADTKMAELKKAAKIDQKSYIIPINF; from the coding sequence ATGAATTTAGCCGATTATTTAAGAGAATTATTGGGGCAGTACGAGGAAGTAAGCGTACCCGGCCTCGGCTATTTTGTGCGCGAACGGGTGAGCGGATATTATGACGACAACGAAGCCAGGTTTTACCCTCCTTATCATAAGGTGAAGTTTGTGCCCGAGCCTAAAGAGGATGATACTTTTGCGCAATATGTTGCAGATAAAAAAAATATTTCGCTGGCATCTTCCAAATACTTTACAGAGAAATTTGTTGGTAAACTTCGTGAGCAGGCTTCAACAGGCAAGTACCTTTTTGCCGATCTTGGCCTGTTTTATGCCGACCAGGATCAGCTTATTTTTAAAGCTAACGACAGAATAGCCGATGACCCGGAGTTCTACGGCTATCCGATTGTTAACATTTACAAGTTAAGCCCATCAGCAAGCCAGCAGCCCGCAAAGCCAGCTGTCACAGAAGCTTCACCGGCGCCGGTGTTTATTTCAAAACCTGTGGCTGCCCAACCGCACGAACACGACAGTTATTTTGAAGATGAACCTGTACAAAAGAAAAGGAAAAATATCTGGCTGATTCTTTTAATTGCATTAACAGTTATAGTACTTGCCGTTTTTGGTATTTACAAATTTTACCCGGAAGCATTTGATAAACTAGGCGCTACTTACCAGCGGATGACCGGTAAGGCAGATACCGTTGTGCCGGTTTACAGGCACGAAGAGAATACTGACTCTATTAAGAAAGCACAGCCTGTACCCGTTAAAAAAGATACAGATATAAAAAAAGCACCAGTTGTAACTTCGCCGCCGGTAGTTGCATCAACAAATAACGCTGCAAAAACTGACACGGTTGTACATGTACGTTACGAAATAGTTGTGGGCAGCATAAAGCGGAAACGGATTGGAGCTGCTAACGCGGAAGTAAAACGTTTAAAGGACAAGGGCCTTGACGCCAAAATATTAACAGACGCACCCGGTCCGCTGTTAAAAATATCTGTGGGTACTTTTGCAACACAAGATGATGCGGACACCAAAATGGCTGAACTAAAAAAAGCAGCAAAAATCGATCAAAAATCATACATAATACCAATAAATTTTTAA
- a CDS encoding porin family protein encodes MRQAMNFKYIYTLLTLITVLYFVPANAQTKHKTKKPAQKVAAKKPAAKPAEKKPAKTKVAPQKNNAKSLGDAATRIDTLKKGGNDGLQGNLSEEIVVTTAYKPVLADAVKIRRNPDLEDKTPFKAPLVYVPVDKRLELNTSIKQLDAMKRPAEQDSLPTNNYVKAGLGSLKTTYGEAYFANGRDEALQVGGYLKHFAQNGTMYKQNSAKEEVGVFGKSVGDENNISGRITYNYNSNYFYGFDKYNAPAVLQVDKQHFSTIGAEGELAKNYKDVENDFTYAVKLKGYAFSDAYQARENNLVLSGFFNQTINQFYTGLAASLDLSTQKDSLYDHNNSLIRLNPYIKFQGDNYKIDAGVNIVDQFGYKSAFYIFPAARAELQVIPKYVRIFVEAKGDVNKSSIHDFAMLNPYLGQNIDLTNSIDQLDIAAGVKGTIAPGLGFKATIYRNEIKNMPLFVSDFNFATGYNRFKVIYDGGRSRVSGLTGELDYKVSDDVDIFGRIEFKDYQMATVSEPWNLPKFLFKGGTVFNINNKITVSGTLLIRGSITDPYQFPATATTTANANINSFADLSGAVDYKATNRFSVFIHVNNILNASGQRYLFYPDYGFNIFGGVGYSF; translated from the coding sequence ATGAGACAAGCAATGAACTTTAAATATATATACACGCTGCTTACCTTAATTACAGTTTTATACTTTGTTCCTGCAAACGCGCAAACAAAGCATAAAACCAAAAAGCCGGCGCAAAAGGTTGCGGCAAAAAAGCCGGCAGCAAAACCTGCGGAAAAAAAGCCGGCTAAAACAAAAGTAGCTCCGCAAAAAAACAATGCTAAAAGTTTAGGTGATGCAGCTACCAGGATTGATACGTTAAAAAAAGGTGGTAATGATGGTTTACAGGGTAACCTGTCTGAAGAGATCGTAGTTACCACTGCATATAAACCGGTATTGGCTGATGCGGTGAAAATCAGGCGTAACCCTGACCTGGAAGATAAAACGCCATTTAAAGCCCCATTGGTTTATGTTCCCGTTGATAAAAGATTGGAGCTTAACACCAGTATAAAACAGCTGGATGCTATGAAAAGGCCTGCCGAGCAAGATTCTTTACCCACCAATAACTATGTAAAAGCCGGGCTGGGCAGTTTAAAAACAACTTATGGCGAGGCGTATTTTGCCAATGGCCGTGACGAAGCATTGCAGGTAGGTGGTTACCTGAAACACTTTGCCCAAAACGGGACCATGTACAAACAAAACTCGGCTAAAGAAGAGGTTGGTGTATTTGGTAAAAGTGTTGGCGACGAAAATAACATTAGCGGAAGGATCACTTATAATTACAACAGCAACTATTTTTATGGCTTTGATAAGTACAATGCCCCCGCTGTTTTACAGGTAGATAAACAACATTTCAGCACCATAGGTGCCGAGGGTGAACTTGCCAAAAACTATAAGGATGTTGAAAATGATTTCACCTATGCAGTGAAGTTAAAAGGATATGCATTCAGCGATGCTTACCAGGCCAGGGAAAACAACCTGGTGCTATCGGGCTTTTTTAATCAAACTATCAACCAGTTTTATACCGGCTTAGCGGCGTCGCTTGACCTGAGCACACAGAAGGATAGCTTATACGATCACAACAATAGCTTGATAAGGCTTAACCCTTACATTAAATTCCAGGGAGATAATTATAAAATTGATGCGGGTGTAAACATTGTTGACCAGTTTGGTTACAAATCTGCTTTCTATATTTTCCCGGCCGCCAGGGCCGAGTTACAGGTGATCCCTAAATATGTTCGTATTTTTGTGGAAGCCAAAGGCGATGTAAATAAATCATCTATTCATGATTTTGCAATGCTTAATCCCTACCTGGGGCAAAATATCGATCTCACCAATTCAATAGATCAGCTTGATATTGCTGCCGGTGTAAAAGGCACGATAGCACCGGGGCTTGGATTTAAGGCTACCATATACCGTAATGAAATTAAAAATATGCCGCTATTTGTGAGCGACTTTAATTTTGCGACCGGCTACAACAGGTTTAAAGTGATATATGACGGCGGTCGTTCACGTGTGAGCGGGCTCACCGGCGAACTGGACTATAAGGTTTCGGATGATGTTGATATTTTTGGCAGAATTGAATTTAAAGACTACCAGATGGCAACCGTTAGCGAGCCCTGGAACCTTCCAAAATTTTTGTTTAAAGGTGGTACCGTTTTTAACATAAATAACAAGATAACGGTGTCAGGAACGCTGCTGATCCGCGGTTCAATAACGGATCCATACCAGTTTCCCGCTACTGCAACAACAACTGCCAATGCTAACATCAACTCGTTTGCTGATTTGAGCGGCGCTGTTGATTATAAGGCTACCAATAGGTTTTCGGTATTCATTCATGTAAATAATATATTGAATGCCAGCGGCCAACGCTATTTATTTTATCCTGATTATGGATTTAATATATTTGGCGGTGTAGGGTATAGTTTTTAA
- a CDS encoding tetratricopeptide repeat protein — MIKLKYTFFLVPLFFVLTIHAQQNQAFDVYRTYHAAMELFGKNKYVAAAEQFRLVETSRIKTSTQPKFESELSVIKENSQYYEALCALELGNDDAESMFLRFIKEHPENPLTKLAYFQIGRSYSRQEKYTDALHWFDKVEASELSGRQNTEYKFRKGYAYFATNDYKSAQALFSEVKNTRSPFTDDAVYYFAYIAYLNKDYHLALVNFERLKNSKKYEDSYPYYITAVYFLDKRYDDVLNYAVPILKNTHQQHETEMLRIIAASYFAKADYDNSAKYYGLFEDRDQGKTQNTQDSYQMGYTYFKVGNFGKAASELEKLQQQNDVFSQNGNYTLGNVFLKMNNKQSARSAFFAASRLDFDKQLQEDALYEYAKLSYELDFNTQALEATRTYLRNYPRSGRTDEVKTLLGEELLNSHNYKEAVEILEPIPNKSASAQAAYQKVTYYRGLEFYNERAFENAIGIFLRSLKNPVDNKIEVMTTYWMAEAMYEVRKYGESVQNFEKFLDFEGARETNVYNYANYALAYAAFGDEQYKKAAVYFQKFLQGEQKDASTTNDAMTRLGDSYFVMKNYSRALEYYNQIIEKHAPGQDYALFQRGMIQGLQNAPDTKIATLTDLLGTYPNSDYADDASFEIAYTYYLKNDGDRAKTGLQDMIKKYPSSSYVPRALATLGVIDYNAGNDDQAVESFKTVIKDYSSSEEAKMALKEIEKIYTDKGDAQTFINYASTTPIANYTAADQESIMITAANNLYVKGDWQGTVGAVNAYYDKFPNKPIYEKQARFIRAQSFVNLNRLTEAVNDYNVILNDWTSPYTEQSLISMAKLYINQKKYNEAVPFLKKLETNSEYKADYTFAINNLLFCYAQMEMPDDALNYVKLVRGNEKTAQEDKFKTGLYAGQAYLQRGDTTSAVKEFDYTLTNTKTVAAAEAKYNIAEIEFERGKYKASQKTCFELIKDLPNYDYWVTKTFILLADNYEALKDNFQAKATLQSVIDNYKGDDDILPTAKQKLDQLSGGKTDQKPAGTDEKKKDNKE; from the coding sequence ATGATAAAACTTAAATACACATTTTTTCTTGTACCTCTGTTTTTTGTTTTAACAATACATGCCCAGCAAAACCAGGCTTTTGACGTTTATCGCACTTACCATGCCGCTATGGAGTTGTTTGGTAAAAACAAGTACGTTGCTGCGGCCGAACAATTTCGCTTGGTTGAAACTTCAAGGATTAAAACCAGTACGCAGCCAAAGTTTGAATCTGAGTTATCGGTAATTAAAGAGAACTCGCAATATTACGAAGCGCTTTGCGCACTTGAATTGGGAAATGACGATGCCGAAAGCATGTTTCTCCGCTTTATCAAGGAACATCCTGAAAATCCATTAACAAAACTGGCCTATTTCCAGATTGGTCGTTCCTATTCACGACAGGAAAAATACACCGATGCGTTGCACTGGTTTGATAAGGTGGAGGCAAGTGAACTAAGCGGAAGGCAAAATACGGAGTATAAATTCCGCAAGGGCTACGCCTATTTTGCTACTAACGATTATAAAAGCGCCCAGGCCCTGTTTAGCGAAGTGAAAAACACCCGCTCGCCGTTTACCGATGACGCTGTTTACTACTTTGCTTACATCGCTTACCTGAATAAAGATTACCATTTGGCGCTGGTGAATTTTGAGCGTTTAAAGAACTCCAAAAAATACGAAGATAGTTACCCTTACTATATAACAGCGGTATATTTTTTAGATAAGCGTTATGACGACGTACTTAATTACGCTGTTCCTATTTTAAAAAACACACACCAGCAGCACGAAACTGAAATGCTGCGCATCATTGCAGCATCGTACTTTGCAAAGGCTGATTATGACAATTCCGCCAAGTACTATGGCCTGTTTGAAGACAGGGACCAGGGTAAAACGCAAAACACGCAGGATAGCTACCAAATGGGCTATACCTATTTTAAGGTTGGCAATTTCGGCAAAGCAGCCTCCGAACTTGAAAAACTGCAGCAGCAAAATGACGTTTTTAGCCAGAATGGTAATTACACGCTTGGTAACGTTTTTCTGAAAATGAACAATAAACAAAGCGCACGCAGTGCTTTTTTTGCGGCATCGCGGTTAGACTTTGACAAGCAACTGCAGGAAGACGCATTATATGAATATGCCAAATTATCATACGAGCTTGATTTTAACACCCAGGCGCTTGAAGCTACCCGGACTTACCTTAGAAACTACCCGCGATCAGGCCGCACCGATGAAGTGAAAACTTTATTAGGCGAGGAACTACTTAACTCACATAACTATAAAGAGGCTGTTGAGATCCTGGAGCCAATCCCCAACAAATCTGCCAGCGCGCAGGCGGCTTATCAAAAAGTTACTTACTACCGCGGTCTTGAATTTTATAATGAACGCGCTTTTGAAAATGCGATAGGTATTTTTCTGCGTTCGTTAAAAAACCCGGTTGATAACAAAATTGAAGTGATGACTACTTACTGGATGGCTGAAGCTATGTATGAAGTACGGAAATACGGTGAGTCTGTTCAGAACTTTGAAAAGTTCCTTGATTTTGAAGGAGCGCGCGAAACCAATGTCTACAACTACGCAAATTACGCATTAGCTTATGCTGCGTTTGGCGATGAGCAATACAAAAAAGCCGCTGTTTATTTCCAGAAGTTTTTACAGGGCGAGCAAAAAGACGCCAGTACGACAAATGATGCAATGACCCGCCTGGGTGACAGCTACTTTGTGATGAAAAACTACAGTCGTGCGCTTGAATATTACAACCAGATAATTGAAAAACACGCTCCGGGTCAGGATTACGCTTTGTTTCAGCGCGGGATGATCCAGGGCCTGCAAAACGCCCCTGATACTAAGATCGCCACGCTTACAGATCTGCTCGGTACTTACCCAAACTCAGATTATGCGGATGATGCATCATTTGAGATAGCCTATACTTACTATTTAAAAAACGACGGCGACAGGGCAAAAACAGGTTTGCAGGATATGATAAAGAAATACCCAAGCAGCAGCTATGTGCCGCGGGCATTGGCAACCCTTGGTGTTATTGACTACAACGCAGGCAATGATGATCAGGCGGTTGAATCATTCAAGACGGTGATCAAAGATTATTCATCATCTGAAGAAGCTAAAATGGCGCTGAAAGAGATTGAAAAGATCTATACTGACAAGGGCGATGCGCAAACCTTTATTAATTATGCTTCCACAACGCCTATTGCTAACTATACCGCTGCCGACCAGGAAAGCATTATGATAACAGCTGCTAATAACCTTTATGTAAAAGGCGACTGGCAGGGTACCGTTGGAGCAGTAAATGCTTATTACGATAAATTCCCGAATAAGCCGATCTATGAGAAACAGGCAAGATTTATCCGCGCGCAAAGCTTTGTCAACCTGAACAGGCTTACCGAAGCCGTTAACGATTATAACGTGATCTTGAACGACTGGACCAGCCCATACACAGAGCAATCGCTGATCAGCATGGCGAAACTGTATATCAATCAAAAGAAATATAATGAGGCGGTGCCTTTTCTTAAAAAACTGGAAACCAACTCCGAGTATAAAGCTGACTATACGTTTGCAATAAACAACCTGTTGTTTTGCTACGCGCAAATGGAAATGCCTGACGATGCTTTAAACTACGTAAAATTGGTGCGGGGAAATGAAAAAACGGCCCAGGAAGATAAGTTTAAAACAGGCCTTTATGCCGGGCAAGCTTATCTGCAAAGGGGCGATACCACCAGCGCTGTGAAAGAATTCGATTATACCCTTACCAACACCAAAACCGTGGCAGCGGCCGAGGCAAAATATAACATTGCCGAAATTGAATTTGAAAGGGGTAAATATAAGGCATCACAAAAAACCTGCTTTGAGCTGATAAAGGACCTGCCCAACTATGATTACTGGGTTACGAAGACTTTTATTTTGCTTGCGGACAATTACGAGGCATTAAAAGACAATTTCCAGGCTAAAGCAACGCTGCAAAGTGTTATTGATAACTACAAGGGAGATGATGATATTTTGCCAACAGCCAAACAAAAGCTGGATCAGCTATCTGGTGGAAAAACTGATCAGAAACCAGCAGGAACAGATGAAAAGAAAAAGGATAACAAAGAATAA
- a CDS encoding response regulator: protein MRRILAVDDDKDILEILQFILEDSGYEVETLSDGHFLFEKIKEHTPDLILLDIMLGNMDGRDLCKAVKTADETHDIPVILISASHNVSDSMNQKGAPNAFIAKPFDIDDLLSTIEMQLAAA from the coding sequence ATGAGAAGGATATTAGCGGTGGATGACGATAAGGACATACTGGAGATTTTGCAATTTATACTCGAAGACTCTGGTTACGAGGTAGAAACACTTTCAGACGGGCATTTTTTGTTTGAAAAAATAAAGGAGCACACCCCTGATTTAATTTTACTTGATATAATGCTCGGTAATATGGATGGGCGGGATCTTTGTAAAGCTGTAAAAACTGCTGATGAAACCCATGATATCCCCGTTATATTAATTTCTGCGAGTCACAATGTGTCTGACTCGATGAATCAGAAAGGCGCTCCGAACGCTTTTATAGCCAAACCATTTGATATCGACGATTTGCTCTCAACCATAGAAATGCAGTTGGCAGCTGCTTAA
- a CDS encoding response regulator — MAKRILVLDDNQDILDIVHETLTYENFEVQSTSRSDAVISLAETFIPDLVILDYRVSGLNGGELCMQFKSHPRFKNIPVIIYSAYVNNNSELFAYGCDAIINKPFDLTELVEKVNNLL; from the coding sequence ATGGCAAAGCGTATTTTAGTGTTGGATGATAACCAGGATATACTGGATATAGTACACGAAACATTAACCTACGAAAACTTTGAGGTACAGAGCACTTCAAGAAGCGACGCTGTTATTTCGTTGGCAGAAACTTTTATCCCTGACCTTGTTATTTTAGATTATCGAGTTTCAGGTTTAAATGGTGGCGAACTTTGTATGCAATTTAAATCTCACCCCCGTTTTAAGAATATTCCGGTAATTATATACTCAGCCTACGTGAATAACAACAGTGAACTTTTTGCTTATGGCTGCGATGCCATTATCAACAAACCATTTGACTTAACAGAACTGGTGGAAAAGGTCAACAACCTGTTGTAG
- a CDS encoding BamA/TamA family outer membrane protein — translation MNKFWGVIIFCLLPFCLLAQTPTDTANVVVDTTGQRDLIDIGTKLFKLKTRPYHPEKKQVYFSILPISTSVPGGSKALVTSTTAGFYLGNRKTTYLSSVTFAPYFNLKGRYGLPIHSSIWTPDNAYNVQGDTRFLVYPQYTWGLGGKRAEDEKLLVNFNYVRFYQSVLKRIKPYFYVGFGYNLDYYFSINTKNNTNTTSLKDFTGYQYGTSGDNSFSSGLTLNAVYDTRQNSINPIPGIYGSFIYRHNAGFMGSDNNSQSVYIDFRKYISLTNSGPKNVLAMWSYYWTTISSGTPFLNLPGIGNDPYQRSGRGIEQNRYRGESLLYFEAEYRRDITANGLFGFVIFTNFNTASEPNTRRFAYINPAAGGGLRIKFNKRSDTNIALDYGFSKGYNGLIIGLGEAF, via the coding sequence ATGAATAAATTCTGGGGAGTAATTATATTTTGTTTGTTGCCTTTTTGCCTGCTGGCGCAAACACCCACTGATACGGCAAATGTTGTAGTGGATACCACAGGTCAGAGAGACCTTATTGACATAGGAACCAAGTTGTTTAAATTGAAAACCAGGCCTTATCACCCTGAAAAAAAGCAGGTGTACTTTTCAATTTTACCTATCTCGACGTCCGTACCCGGTGGCAGTAAGGCCCTGGTTACTTCAACCACTGCCGGCTTTTATTTGGGTAACCGCAAAACAACTTATCTTTCAAGTGTGACTTTTGCACCCTACTTCAATTTAAAAGGCAGGTATGGCCTGCCTATCCATTCAAGTATCTGGACACCAGACAATGCCTATAATGTGCAGGGCGATACCCGTTTTTTGGTATATCCGCAATACACCTGGGGGTTGGGTGGTAAACGCGCCGAAGATGAGAAGCTTTTAGTTAACTTTAATTACGTGCGCTTTTACCAAAGCGTGTTAAAACGGATTAAGCCTTATTTTTACGTTGGGTTTGGCTACAACCTGGATTATTATTTCAGTATTAATACAAAAAACAATACCAATACCACTTCATTAAAAGATTTTACCGGCTATCAATATGGCACTTCAGGTGACAATTCATTTTCATCGGGACTTACGTTGAATGCGGTATATGATACAAGGCAAAACTCAATTAATCCTATTCCGGGTATTTATGGCAGTTTTATTTACAGGCACAATGCCGGTTTTATGGGCAGCGATAATAACTCCCAATCTGTGTACATCGATTTTCGCAAGTACATATCGTTAACAAATTCAGGGCCTAAAAATGTTTTGGCTATGTGGAGTTACTATTGGACTACGATATCAAGTGGCACTCCATTTTTAAATTTACCGGGTATTGGGAATGATCCTTATCAAAGGTCGGGCCGCGGGATTGAGCAAAACCGTTACAGGGGCGAAAGCTTGCTTTATTTTGAGGCAGAATACCGCAGGGATATTACAGCCAACGGATTGTTCGGCTTTGTAATTTTTACCAACTTTAACACCGCCAGCGAACCAAATACCCGACGTTTTGCGTATATTAACCCAGCGGCAGGTGGAGGCCTCCGGATAAAATTCAATAAAAGGTCTGACACTAATATTGCCTTGGACTACGGATTTAGCAAGGGATATAATGGACTTATTATTGGCCTTGGAGAAGCCTTCTAA
- a CDS encoding BamA/TamA family outer membrane protein has translation MRRFYVFLIFGLLPSLLIAQNPIDKSHLNIDTTGQKDLIDIVGTLFKSQSRPISLDEKKKIYFSFLPLSTSIPGGGTALVTSTTAGIYLGDRKTTYLSTISFTPYFNLKGRYGLPVRSSIWLSNNSWNIQGDTRLLVYPQYTWSLGGGQPESYKLLVNYNYVRFYQSALKRITPYFFVGAGFDLDYYLDVETSTTNPLINFSKYKFGTLNDKSFSSSGPTVNLLYDTRKNSLNPFPGLYANAIYRYNTTVTGSNNNWQSLYVDFRKYVALTDKGPKNILAFWSYYWSTLNSGAPYLNLPAIGMDPYQRSGRGIEQNRFRGKRLVYFESEYRRDLTENGLLGFVLFANINSASQPRSNRFVYWNPAGGTGLRLKFNKKSDTNICMDYGVSRGYSSCTLSLGEAF, from the coding sequence ATGAGAAGATTTTATGTATTCCTGATTTTTGGCTTATTACCGTCTTTATTGATAGCTCAAAACCCGATTGACAAAAGCCATTTAAATATTGATACTACCGGGCAAAAGGACCTGATAGATATAGTAGGGACACTTTTTAAATCACAGTCGCGGCCTATTTCGTTAGATGAAAAAAAGAAGATCTATTTTTCTTTTTTACCCTTGTCAACATCCATACCGGGCGGCGGTACGGCCCTGGTAACTTCAACTACCGCAGGCATTTATCTGGGCGATAGAAAAACCACCTACCTATCTACCATTAGTTTTACGCCATATTTTAATTTAAAGGGCAGGTATGGTTTACCTGTGCGATCAAGCATTTGGTTAAGCAACAACAGCTGGAACATACAGGGCGACACCCGCTTGTTGGTTTATCCTCAGTACACATGGAGTTTGGGCGGCGGCCAGCCCGAAAGTTATAAATTGCTGGTTAACTATAATTATGTACGTTTTTACCAAAGTGCGCTTAAACGGATCACACCTTACTTTTTTGTTGGAGCAGGCTTTGATCTGGATTATTACCTGGATGTTGAAACCAGTACCACTAACCCGCTAATTAATTTCAGCAAATACAAATTCGGCACATTAAATGACAAAAGCTTCAGTTCATCAGGCCCAACCGTTAATTTACTATATGATACCCGTAAAAATTCGTTAAACCCTTTTCCCGGATTGTACGCGAATGCCATTTACAGGTACAATACTACTGTAACGGGAAGTAACAATAACTGGCAATCGTTATATGTTGATTTCCGGAAATATGTTGCCCTTACTGACAAAGGGCCGAAAAACATCCTGGCATTTTGGAGTTACTATTGGTCGACCTTAAATTCGGGGGCTCCGTATCTTAATTTACCGGCCATAGGGATGGACCCCTACCAACGGTCGGGCAGGGGAATTGAACAAAACAGGTTCCGGGGGAAAAGGCTGGTGTATTTTGAAAGTGAATACCGCCGTGACCTTACTGAAAACGGTTTGCTGGGCTTTGTGCTTTTTGCAAACATAAATTCTGCAAGTCAGCCGAGAAGTAACCGGTTTGTTTATTGGAACCCGGCCGGTGGTACCGGGCTTAGGCTAAAGTTCAATAAAAAATCCGACACCAATATCTGTATGGATTATGGCGTAAGCAGGGGTTATTCTTCCTGTACATTGAGTTTGGGAGAAGCTTTTTAA
- a CDS encoding alpha/beta fold hydrolase: MKKNLSAAATIFFLLLFSVQLHAQPAVEGDYFTSFDGAKIYYEVKGAGYPVVLIHGFSGTGQGWKNCAVYNDLLNAGYKVILIDQRGNGRSDKPHTDAGYENDAEAKDIMGLATSLKLSNYDVVGYSRGSIITSRLLVLDKRLHKAVMGGMGDAFTNPDWPRRVHAYKALMGDTSLHDVDDMVKYIRAQHFDELALAYQQKWQPSTSKKELAAVHKPVLIIRGTADLENGSETGLNKLIPRSGLSYVPGNHNTAIRNPEFSEAVTSFLKD, encoded by the coding sequence ATGAAGAAAAATCTATCCGCAGCCGCCACAATTTTCTTCCTGTTGCTTTTTAGCGTGCAACTGCATGCACAACCGGCTGTCGAAGGTGATTATTTCACCTCGTTTGACGGTGCAAAGATTTATTATGAGGTGAAGGGTGCAGGGTATCCGGTGGTATTGATCCACGGTTTCTCTGGCACGGGGCAGGGATGGAAAAACTGCGCTGTTTATAATGATCTGCTTAATGCAGGTTATAAGGTTATTCTTATAGATCAGCGGGGGAACGGGCGGTCAGACAAACCTCATACAGATGCTGGTTACGAAAATGATGCCGAAGCAAAAGACATTATGGGCCTCGCTACCTCTCTTAAACTAAGTAATTATGATGTTGTAGGATACTCCCGGGGTTCTATTATTACTTCACGGTTACTGGTTTTAGATAAACGCCTGCATAAGGCTGTTATGGGCGGCATGGGCGATGCCTTTACCAATCCAGACTGGCCACGCAGGGTGCATGCCTATAAAGCTTTAATGGGCGATACGTCGCTGCACGATGTTGATGATATGGTGAAATATATCCGCGCACAACATTTTGATGAACTTGCGCTGGCTTACCAGCAAAAGTGGCAGCCCTCAACCAGCAAAAAGGAACTGGCGGCTGTACACAAGCCTGTTTTAATTATCCGCGGCACAGCCGACCTGGAAAACGGTTCAGAAACAGGCTTAAATAAACTCATTCCGCGTTCAGGTTTAAGTTATGTGCCCGGAAACCACAACACGGCCATTAGAAATCCTGAATTTTCTGAAGCCGTAACAAGTTTTTTAAAAGATTAA
- a CDS encoding serine hydrolase, producing the protein MKYRLLLLLIITATATFAQTDPRLTIKLQEAVKGFNGQIGVYVHNLKTGKTAAINADTLFPTASMIKVSIQCGLMDKIEKGEMQYNQKLVYHDSLLYPGEDILGSFKDKDTIEVSKVAMLMITMSDNTASVWLQKLVGGEYINNWLEKNGFKVMRVNSRVPGREAIRAKYGWGVTTPYEMCRLFTLIRKGEAVSAGASERMYRNMGRIYWDDKAISQIPPFIETASKQGALDESKSETVLVNAPHGDYVFSIITNHNKDQRWKPDNEASVLIKKISALLWHYFEPESKWKPADGVEKYMLNE; encoded by the coding sequence ATGAAATACAGGCTTTTATTATTACTGATTATCACCGCCACGGCCACATTTGCCCAAACAGATCCGAGGCTCACCATCAAACTGCAGGAGGCTGTTAAAGGTTTTAATGGGCAGATTGGCGTTTACGTGCATAATTTAAAAACAGGTAAAACGGCGGCGATAAATGCCGATACGCTTTTCCCTACTGCCAGCATGATTAAAGTAAGCATTCAGTGCGGATTGATGGACAAGATAGAAAAGGGTGAAATGCAGTATAACCAAAAACTGGTTTACCACGATTCGCTGTTGTACCCGGGCGAGGATATTTTAGGATCATTCAAAGATAAGGATACCATTGAAGTAAGTAAAGTGGCCATGTTAATGATTACTATGAGCGATAATACAGCCAGCGTTTGGCTGCAAAAACTGGTAGGCGGTGAGTACATCAATAACTGGCTCGAAAAAAACGGGTTTAAGGTAATGAGGGTTAATTCAAGAGTGCCGGGGCGCGAAGCAATTCGTGCAAAATATGGCTGGGGAGTTACCACGCCTTATGAGATGTGCCGCTTGTTCACGCTCATCAGAAAGGGCGAGGCGGTGAGTGCGGGGGCCAGTGAGCGCATGTACCGCAACATGGGCCGTATTTATTGGGATGACAAAGCAATATCACAAATTCCACCATTTATAGAAACAGCCTCCAAACAAGGTGCGCTGGATGAATCAAAATCAGAAACCGTGTTGGTAAATGCCCCGCATGGCGATTATGTATTTTCTATTATCACAAATCATAACAAAGACCAGCGGTGGAAGCCCGATAATGAAGCATCAGTGCTGATAAAGAAAATATCTGCGTTGTTATGGCATTATTTTGAACCTGAAAGCAAATGGAAACCAGCCGATGGCGTTGAAAAATACATGTTGAACGAGTAG